In Labilibaculum sp. DW002, one DNA window encodes the following:
- a CDS encoding DUF502 domain-containing protein — MKKVMNYFLQGLLYTAPFGITAYIIYVVFNFTNNLLDDYLEKVINIDIPGLGLVVIFFILVLIGIIGRSIIAQPFKILFKRLIEKAPLLKLIYSALNDLFSAFVGKERKFNKPVLVLVNPISNLEKLGFLTAEDLSKIDEKDKVAVYFPHSYNFSGELFIVPKTQVRLLDINPAVAMKFIVSGGISDIYETHETSESDN; from the coding sequence ATGAAGAAAGTAATGAATTATTTCCTGCAAGGCTTGCTATATACCGCACCCTTTGGAATTACAGCATACATAATCTATGTGGTTTTCAATTTCACAAACAATTTATTGGATGATTACCTAGAAAAGGTCATTAACATTGACATTCCTGGATTAGGGCTCGTTGTCATTTTTTTCATTCTGGTATTAATTGGAATCATTGGCAGAAGCATAATTGCCCAACCATTCAAAATCTTATTTAAACGGTTAATTGAAAAAGCTCCTTTATTAAAACTAATCTATTCAGCATTAAATGATCTTTTCTCAGCATTTGTAGGAAAGGAAAGAAAATTTAACAAACCAGTACTTGTATTGGTAAATCCAATCTCTAATCTGGAAAAATTGGGGTTCCTAACGGCAGAAGATTTAAGCAAAATAGATGAGAAAGATAAGGTTGCGGTATATTTCCCTCATTCTTATAATTTCTCAGGAGAATTGTTCATTGTTCCTAAAACCCAAGTCAGACTACTCGATATAAATCCAGCAGTTGCCATGAAGTTTATTGTATCTGGTGGTATTTCTGATATCTATGAAACACACGAAACAAGTGAAAGCGACAATTAG
- a CDS encoding DUF1801 domain-containing protein, protein MKDLQIKINPEVKVVFDNYPDSVRDKMFALRELVLETAREIDGITNIEETLKWGEPSYLTKSGSTIRIDWKSKTPDQFAMYFKCTSRLVEVFKMIFNKRFDFEGNRAIVFHLSDKIPIEDLKHCIKAALTYHKVKHLPTLGM, encoded by the coding sequence ATGAAAGATTTACAAATAAAAATCAACCCAGAGGTTAAAGTAGTTTTTGACAATTACCCTGATTCGGTTCGGGATAAAATGTTTGCCTTGAGAGAATTGGTGCTTGAGACAGCTAGGGAAATAGATGGAATAACAAACATCGAAGAAACACTAAAATGGGGAGAGCCTAGTTATTTGACGAAAAGTGGAAGTACAATCAGAATAGATTGGAAGTCAAAAACACCTGACCAATTCGCAATGTACTTCAAATGCACAAGTCGATTGGTTGAGGTTTTTAAAATGATATTTAATAAGCGTTTTGACTTTGAAGGCAACAGAGCAATCGTGTTTCATCTGAGCGACAAAATTCCCATTGAAGATTTAAAACACTGTATAAAAGCAGCCTTAACCTATCACAAGGTAAAGCATTTGCCAACTTTGGGAATGTGA
- a CDS encoding PH domain-containing protein has product MLVNEEFSNQVVLPDLLAPIEVQEFEDLEPKYKLVKQISSAIVLILALVGFFLFVNFSSGDIPIKVIIGVPFIFVVLFVLKLVFVILAFPKKGYLLREQDISYRSGLLIYKLTTIPFNRIQHVEVSQNIIEKSFGLSRVKVFTAGGSVSDLSIPGLLPDKAHQIESFLLSKVSKHE; this is encoded by the coding sequence ATGCTAGTAAACGAAGAATTCTCAAATCAAGTTGTATTACCAGATCTACTCGCACCAATAGAAGTTCAAGAGTTTGAAGATTTGGAACCTAAGTATAAACTTGTAAAACAAATAAGCTCTGCAATAGTATTGATATTAGCTTTGGTTGGTTTTTTTCTATTTGTTAATTTTTCATCGGGAGACATTCCAATCAAAGTAATAATAGGTGTCCCTTTTATTTTTGTAGTATTATTTGTTTTGAAACTAGTCTTCGTGATTCTCGCTTTTCCTAAAAAAGGATATTTACTTCGAGAACAAGACATAAGTTACCGTAGCGGACTACTGATTTACAAACTTACTACCATTCCGTTTAATCGAATACAACATGTAGAAGTTAGTCAGAACATTATAGAGAAAAGTTTTGGTTTGTCGAGAGTAAAAGTATTTACAGCTGGAGGCAGTGTTAGCGACCTTTCGATTCCTGGCCTTTTGCCAGATAAAGCTCACCAAATAGAATCATTTCTTTTATCAAAAGTAAGCAAGCATGAATAA
- a CDS encoding DoxX family protein, protein MKKNNDTALLILRITIGLLMLLHGFGKLTGGLDFIKGMLSEMGIPAFVAYGVIVGEVIAPIAIIVGFRTRIASAIFAINALVAILMVHSSDIFKMGEHGGWAIELLGLYLFGAIALAFSGSGKYALSNSNKWD, encoded by the coding sequence ATGAAAAAGAATAACGACACGGCACTACTGATTCTTCGAATCACAATTGGATTATTAATGCTATTGCATGGCTTTGGTAAATTGACAGGAGGCCTAGACTTTATAAAAGGAATGTTAAGCGAAATGGGAATTCCTGCCTTTGTTGCATATGGGGTTATAGTAGGTGAGGTAATTGCGCCTATAGCCATTATTGTTGGTTTTAGAACTCGCATTGCTTCTGCTATTTTTGCAATCAACGCTTTGGTTGCCATTTTAATGGTTCATAGCAGCGACATTTTCAAAATGGGAGAACATGGCGGCTGGGCCATTGAATTATTAGGTTTGTACCTTTTTGGAGCAATCGCCTTAGCTTTTTCAGGCAGTGGCAAATACGCCCTTTCGAATTCGAATAAATGGGATTAA
- a CDS encoding PH domain-containing protein, with product MNKPDLTKPTRQELRGFLVIFVFEVQKILRAFWPVFILIFAQKKLLPASITIPMAIGIVILLILVHAILYYLNFYFYIDDNQFIIKKGYIRKKVLSIPLERIQSVNTKQNLLQQLLNVYSLEVDTAGSAGKELKIYSLSGSYTDHLTQFLQSHKENANEEKSESISNTNEEVEIIKLSPSDLLRVGISQNHLRTGLIILAFGSQIVDQIQDLFKVETDAYSDTFQNIMSNSGILFYTGLAIFALVVSIFATLVITVIKYYDFKLVKYQKSYRITSGLFNKRKVLLPFNKVQQLNWETGPIKKMFGIFKISFKQAVSKQVQQKQVVDAPGCLEQHIESVRDELFKGDLPDCSEKIYSHRRYFNLLWFVRGLLPAIIPIPLYIFEPLWLIAGGAWLVLSGFYCWMMVRKSYFQFNKSQLIVGKGAINTVWQQAAAFKTQSVDFRQSFFQKRRGLASLRVNNASGQIDIPYIPEDMASKLMNYLLYHVETSDEKWM from the coding sequence ATGAATAAGCCAGATTTAACAAAACCAACTCGACAGGAGTTGCGAGGATTTTTGGTGATTTTCGTTTTTGAAGTTCAAAAAATATTGCGAGCATTTTGGCCTGTTTTCATCCTTATTTTTGCTCAGAAGAAGCTATTGCCAGCATCAATAACGATTCCTATGGCAATAGGGATTGTTATCCTATTAATACTTGTTCATGCCATTCTTTATTACCTGAATTTCTACTTTTATATTGATGACAATCAATTTATTATTAAGAAAGGATATATTCGAAAAAAAGTTCTTTCGATACCACTGGAACGCATACAAAGTGTCAATACAAAGCAGAACCTTTTACAACAACTTTTAAATGTATATTCGCTTGAAGTGGATACGGCAGGGTCGGCAGGAAAGGAATTGAAAATTTATTCCTTAAGTGGTTCCTATACCGATCATTTAACTCAATTCTTGCAATCTCATAAGGAAAATGCAAATGAAGAAAAGTCGGAATCAATTAGCAACACCAATGAAGAAGTTGAAATTATAAAATTAAGCCCTTCCGATTTATTGCGAGTAGGAATAAGTCAAAACCACCTGAGGACAGGATTAATTATTTTAGCTTTCGGTTCTCAAATAGTAGATCAAATTCAAGATTTATTTAAGGTAGAAACCGATGCGTATTCAGATACCTTTCAAAACATAATGTCTAACTCAGGTATCTTGTTTTATACTGGATTAGCAATTTTCGCTTTAGTTGTGTCGATTTTCGCAACACTCGTAATTACTGTGATAAAATATTACGATTTTAAACTTGTCAAGTATCAAAAAAGTTACCGCATTACTTCTGGTTTATTTAATAAACGTAAGGTTTTGCTTCCATTCAATAAGGTACAGCAGCTCAACTGGGAAACCGGACCTATAAAAAAGATGTTTGGTATCTTTAAAATCAGCTTTAAACAGGCAGTTAGTAAACAAGTACAGCAAAAACAAGTGGTTGATGCTCCTGGTTGTCTTGAACAACACATTGAAAGTGTTAGAGATGAATTGTTTAAGGGTGATTTGCCTGATTGTAGCGAAAAGATTTATTCACATCGCAGATATTTCAATTTGTTATGGTTCGTAAGAGGATTACTTCCTGCTATAATCCCAATTCCATTATATATTTTTGAGCCACTTTGGTTAATTGCCGGAGGAGCATGGTTAGTTTTATCTGGATTTTACTGTTGGATGATGGTTAGGAAAAGCTATTTTCAATTTAATAAATCTCAATTGATCGTTGGCAAAGGAGCGATAAATACGGTGTGGCAACAGGCCGCAGCATTTAAAACACAATCGGTCGATTTTAGACAATCGTTTTTTCAAAAAAGAAGAGGATTAGCTTCCTTAAGGGTAAACAATGCATCAGGACAAATAGATATCCCATACATCCCAGAAGATATGGCAAGTAAATTGATGAACTATCTTCTTTATCATGTTGAAACATCCGACGAGAAATGGATGTAA
- a CDS encoding nuclear transport factor 2 family protein, protein MKNKELIQNWVKLFNDGNAELIAEMYSDDAINHQVANEAIEGKTAIKQMFEKEFSEADMTCIIENIFEDGQWGILEWKDPLGLRGCGFFQIKEGKIVFQRGYWDKLSFLKMHNLPIE, encoded by the coding sequence ATGAAAAATAAAGAATTGATACAGAATTGGGTTAAGCTATTTAATGATGGAAATGCAGAATTGATTGCCGAAATGTATTCAGATGATGCAATTAATCATCAGGTAGCAAATGAAGCAATTGAAGGCAAGACAGCTATCAAACAAATGTTTGAGAAAGAATTCTCCGAAGCTGATATGACCTGTATCATAGAAAATATATTCGAAGATGGCCAATGGGGAATTTTAGAATGGAAAGATCCGTTAGGCTTAAGAGGTTGCGGTTTTTTCCAGATAAAAGAGGGAAAGATTGTATTTCAAAGAGGGTATTGGGACAAACTATCCTTTTTAAAAATGCATAATTTACCAATTGAATAA
- a CDS encoding NADPH-dependent FMN reductase produces the protein MKKIIAFAGSNSSNSINQQLVNYIATLTDQVELIKLTDYDAPIYNIDLETQDGIPDSINKLAEKLAEADQLIISVAEHNGNLSAFFKNILDWLSRKDNQFLKNKDIFLFSTSPGKTGAASALKITETTLPFFGATINSATSIGSFFDVFKDGKIIEEEIIKEIKQVLNNRKTN, from the coding sequence ATGAAGAAAATAATAGCATTTGCTGGAAGCAACAGTTCAAACTCAATCAATCAACAATTGGTAAACTATATAGCAACTTTAACAGATCAAGTTGAGCTAATAAAACTTACCGATTACGATGCACCAATCTACAATATCGATCTTGAAACACAGGATGGAATTCCGGATAGTATAAATAAGCTTGCCGAGAAATTAGCAGAAGCAGATCAACTAATTATCTCTGTAGCGGAACACAACGGAAACCTAAGTGCATTCTTTAAAAATATTTTAGACTGGTTATCCCGTAAGGACAATCAATTTCTAAAAAACAAAGACATTTTCTTGTTTAGTACTTCTCCAGGAAAAACTGGAGCTGCATCTGCCCTAAAAATAACAGAAACTACCTTACCATTCTTTGGAGCTACAATTAATTCGGCTACTAGCATTGGAAGCTTCTTTGATGTTTTTAAGGATGGTAAAATAATTGAGGAAGAAATAATTAAAGAAATAAAACAAGTTTTAAACAATCGCAAAACAAATTGA
- a CDS encoding Crp/Fnr family transcriptional regulator: MLFFLGTSKENDYFYLPTANAQHTLTFNILKSMINILLSHILTKTELSSEELKTISDSFIEIPVKKREFLLKPGKVSQYEYFIAKGCIRSFVIDEKGNEHNNRFGIEESWIGDILSYYNQTPASYHIQALEDSVVFAIKLDQMNLLMDTMPAFEHYSRIKFQYGVLSLQLRLTEKLSLSAEKRFLEFIKRYPHLEQRIPQKHIASYLGITPEFLSLLRKKTFNK; the protein is encoded by the coding sequence ATGCTATTTTTTCTTGGAACAAGTAAGGAGAATGACTATTTTTATTTACCAACGGCCAATGCCCAGCATACACTAACGTTCAACATATTAAAAAGCATGATCAACATTCTTCTTTCTCATATTTTGACTAAAACAGAGCTATCCTCCGAAGAATTAAAGACGATAAGTGACAGTTTTATAGAAATTCCGGTCAAAAAAAGAGAGTTTCTTCTTAAGCCAGGTAAGGTTTCGCAGTATGAGTACTTTATTGCAAAAGGTTGTATTCGCTCTTTTGTTATTGACGAAAAAGGAAATGAACACAACAATAGATTTGGCATAGAGGAATCGTGGATTGGCGATATCCTAAGCTATTATAATCAAACTCCTGCCTCGTATCATATCCAAGCATTAGAAGACTCCGTTGTATTCGCAATAAAGCTCGATCAGATGAATCTACTTATGGATACCATGCCTGCATTTGAACATTATTCACGAATAAAATTCCAATACGGTGTGCTGTCGCTCCAATTGCGATTGACTGAAAAATTATCCTTATCAGCTGAGAAGCGATTTTTGGAATTTATTAAGAGATATCCACACCTTGAACAAAGAATTCCACAAAAACACATTGCAAGCTATTTGGGTATTACTCCTGAATTCCTAAGCCTTTTGCGTAAAAAAACATTCAATAAATAA